In Elaeis guineensis isolate ETL-2024a chromosome 1, EG11, whole genome shotgun sequence, a genomic segment contains:
- the LOC109504961 gene encoding uncharacterized protein — MGFVKFVLFLFISIILSPCLSMPILIISAIVRLIMQSIHLQATAHITWRPGYPFAGRHPEPSTSSHATSSDQAYPPCNVKICNACYKSPLEPVVCVFCLSNIEEGEEIRELRCRHLFHRSCFDGWLEHRRRATCPLCRNSFILHETSADLPDMDEEELENSAVSIWWLLYLSGWSLWSIILDTIGYHGC; from the coding sequence ATGGGATTTGTAAAATTTGTGCTATTTCTGTTCATCTCCATCATCCTATCACCTTGTTTGAGCATGCCAATTCTCATCATCAGCGCCATTGTTCGACTCATTATGCAGTCCATTCATCTCCAAGCAACAGCACATATAACGTGGCGGCCAGGCTATCCATTTGCCGGTCGACATCCTGAACCTTCTACGTCCAGCCATGCCACCTCTTCAGATCAGGCATATCCCCCATGCAATGTAAAAATTTGTAATGCTTGCTATAAGTCTCCATTAGAGCCAGTAGTGTGTGTATTCTGCCTGTCTAATATTGAGGAAGGTGAAGAGATAAGAGAACTAAGATGCAGGCACCTCTTCCATAGGAGCTGCTTCGATGGATGGCTCGAGCATCGTCGGAGGGCCACGTGCCCTCTATGTCGGAATTCTTTTATTTTACATGAAACAAGTGCAGATCTCCCTGACATGGACGAGGAGGAGCTTGAGAACTCTGCTGTCTCGATTTGGTGGCTTTTGTATCTGAGTGGATGGTCATTGTGGTCAATTATTTTGGACACCATTGGATACCATGGCTGCTAG